A window of Acidobacteriota bacterium genomic DNA:
GCCATCGAGCGTGTGCCACCGGCCGGGCTTCCCCTCGATGTCCGGGGGCACGTCGAGCGGCCGGCGATCGCCGGACGCGAATCCATGGTCGGAGACGACGACCACGACCGTGTCGGGGGACGACGCCGCAACGAGTTCGCCGATGAGCCGATCCTGGAGCCTGTAGAAGTTGTCGACCGCGTGAGCGAAGGCCCCGGCCTTCGCCGGGTCCGCCCACCGCATGGCGGGAGGCTCATACACGGCGAACCTGTGATTGACCTCGTCGAGCCCCTCGAAATAGACCAGGGTGAGCGGGCTCTGTCCGCGATGGAGGCGATCGAGCGCAATCCTGTGATAGCTCCTCGTGGCGGCCAGGATCCGGAGCAGATGCGCCTCGGGATCCTGCCAGGAGGCGCGGCCCGGGAGCATCCCGCGAACCCGCGCGAACTCCGGCTCGGTGACGTCGATGATCGAGCGCAGGTCTTCGAGCGTCACCTGCTCCGGGCGCACGATCATCCGGGAGATCTGAGGTTCGATGGAAGGGGGGTTGACCAGCCCATCGGTCGGGATCGCCCCCTCCGGCTCCATCAGCGAGTAGGCAACGTGATCCGTGACCATCTCGCCGGCAACCCGTTCGGCGGGCCACGTGGCCCACCAGCCGACGGTGAGCGATGGGATGCCGAATCGGGTGAGAATCGACCACAGCGCCTCGGCTGTCCGCGAGCGGCTCGAGATGGGGATTCGCGTTCCGGTCGCAGGGTCGGCGGTCACGAAATCGGAGATGCCATGCTGTTCGGGCCCCTTGCCCGTCGCCATGGTGGTCCAGAGCAGCGGCGAGAGCGTCGGGATGCTGGACTTGAGCACTCCCCATGCGCCGCGATCCCTCAGCGCGCGCAGCGCGGGCAGATCTCCCGATTCGGCGAGCGGCTCCAGTCTCGCCCAGTCCGCCGAGTCCACGCCGATGACGAGCACCGGGTGCCGCGGAGCCACGTGCGCCCTGATCGCGGCCGCCACGTCGGGCCGCTCATCGCCTGGCGTGGCTCCCCCGTCCGCAGCCTCGATGCGGAGGACGACCGAATCGGGGACGACCCCGATGGACGCGAGAGAGGCCTCCAGGCGACGACTCGCTCCGGCCGTGACGTCCGGCGAACCGCCGGCAGGAATCGTGGTCGGCGGCAGCGATCGGACGGCGACGTCGATCGCGCCGCGGGCGGCGGCGTCGAGATCACCGGCACTGAGAAGATCGAACAGGGCGCGAGGCATCGCGCGCGCCGGGTCGAGATCCAGATCGTACCCGGCGTGAAGCGACGCCCCCTCCGGCGAGATGAACGTCGCGGTCCCCGCCAGATGCCGGGTCGAGCCCACGGTCGCTCGGCACTCCTCGACGATGGGCCAGCGAAGGTGAACTCCAGGCGCCACGCGGCGAGCCAGGCGGTCGGCGGCCCCGGAGCAGACGACCATCGACCCCGGGGGAACGCGAACGACCGAACTGAGCGTCGCCGCGGCAGCCAGCGCGACCGCGAGGCCCCACGCCGCCCGGCGCGCACGCGTGGTCACGCGCCCGGACCTCTCCTCGTGTTCGCGTGGCAGAGCGCGACTGCGAGCGCGTCCGAAACGTCGTGGATCGCGTCACCCAGTCGGATTCCGAGCAGACGCTCGATCATGGAGCGCACCTGGACCTTGTCGGCCCGCCCCGCGCCGGTCACGGCCTTCTTCACGGCAAGGGGAGCATAGGCGAAGAGCGGGATGCCCCGGCGGGCTATTTCAACGACGAGCGCCCCCCGCGCGTGCGCAAGCTGCAGCGCGCTGCGCGCATTCACCGCATGGAATAGGTCCTCGACCGCGGCTTCGTCCGGCCTGGCCTCGTCGAGGACAGCGCCCAGCGCGTCCGCCATGTGGAGGAGTCGCGACGGGAAGGAACCGGACGCGGGAGAGTGGAGTGCGCCGTGGGCCAGGACCTTGACGACCGCCCCGCGCTTTTCGAGAACCGCGTAGCCGGTCACGCGTGAACCGGGATCGACGCCCAGAATTCGCGTCACCGCAGCCGGGGGGGTGGAGCTCCGCCGAGCGCGCTGGAGTGGCGGGACGTCAGGCCTCCATGTCGGCTTCGTCGATGTCGAAGTTCGCCCAGACGTTCTGGACGTCCTCGTGATCCTCGAGCACCTCGATGAACCCGAGCACCCGCTTCGCGACGGAGCCTTCCGCTCTGACGGTCGTCTTCGGAAGCATCTTGACCTCGGAGTGGAGGACGGGCAAGGTCTTGGCCTTCACGACGTTCAACACGGTTTCGAATTGATCCGGGGAACAGATGAGCTCGAAGTTTTCGCCGTCGGCGCGCACGTCGTCACCGCCGGCCTCGAGCACGAGCTCGACGAGGTCGTCCTCGGTGAGGACGGACGGCCCGATCACGATGTATCCCTTCTTCTCGAACATCCAGCTCACGCTGTTGTGATCGCCGAGATTGCCGCCGTACTTCGTGAACATGTGCCGGATCTCGGGTAACGTGCGGTTCTTGTTGTCCGTGACCACGTTCAGGATGATCGCCACACCGCCAGGTCCGTACCCTTCGAAAGTGACCTCTTCGTAGGTCACGCCTTCCAGCTCGCCGGTCCCCTTCTTGATGGCCCGGGTGATGTTGTCGGCCGGCATGTTCGCTTCCTTGGCGGCAAGAACCGCCGTGCGAAGCCGCGGATTCCCCGTCTGATCGCCTCCACCGATCCGTGCGGCGACCGTGATTTCCTTGATGAGCCGGGTGAAGATCCGCCCACGCTTCGAGTCGGCTGCGGCTTTCTTGTGCTTGATCGTCGCCCACTTGGAATGGCCACTCATCGAACTGTCTCCAACTCGGAAAAGGTGAGGGGCATTGTAGCATAGCCCTCCCGCATGCAGGGCATTCCCCGGCCACGCTTCATCCGACGTCGTCTCTTCGGATCGCCGGGCCGTCCGGCATATCACGCGGCGGATGCACCGGAGCCAGGCGGGGGGCCATCGATGTCGGCAGTCGGAGTGACCTGCTCCCCGAGTCGCTTCGCTTCGAGATGGTCGCGGCTCACGCCAGAAACAGTGATGCCCGCGGTGGGTTGGGCCCGACCGCGGGCATCAGAACTTATCCCGGCGACGACCTACTCTCCCACACCGTTGCCGGTGCAGTACCATCGGCGCTGGAGGGCTTAACTTCCGTGTTCGGAATGGGAACGGGTGTGACCCCTCCGCCAGGGCCGCCGGGAAGCCGGATATTGCTGCAAGTCCGAGCTTCTGTCAAGCAATTCCTGCGTCAGAAGTGAAATCGAATGCCGAAACCGAAGTTGAAATTGGAGAGTCGAATCTGCCCGCCCTGGACGACGATCTTCTCCTCGGGCTTCCGGAATCCGGTGCCGCCGAAGCACGCGTCGAGCTTGCCGTCTCCGTTGTAGTCTTTCGGCGGCGGCGCCGTCTGAAAATCGCACACGTAGCGGAAGCCCGGATTGTTCGGATCGACGACCGGGTTCGGAGGCGAATTCTGCGCCAGGAAGATCTTGAGGCTGCCGTCCTTTCGGAACAGATCCTCGGAGAAAGCCGTCACGTCGATCTGGTCCTGCCCACCCTTCATCAGGATGTTGATGGCCTGACCGGAGACGCCGTACCGCGCGTCGAAGACGAGGCTGACGCGATCGTTGAAGAAATACTCGCCCCCACCCACGAATTGCCACATCAGCCCCCTGTCGATCGTGACCGAGGCCTGCCGGTTGAAGGGAGCGTTTCCATCCGTGTCGGGAGCCACGAGATTCTTGCCGAAGCGACCACCAAACTCATCGGTCACGCTGATGACGTGAAGGCTCTCGAGGCGGGTGTTGAGCGCGTCGACGGCATCCGACTGGTTGACGTTCGTCAGCAGGTAGCCGACGCCTGCGCCGATGTATGGATTGAAATTGCTGTCCTTGCGGAACCTCAGGATGCCGTTCAGCACCACGGGAATCTCGGTCACCTGGCCTGCGGTGATGGGAGTCTTCTCCGTCTTGGTCCGCGCGTTGTGGAACTCGCACGCCTCTCTAAACTTGAAGCCGGGGACAAGGCTGTTGGCATCGTGCGACGCGCAGGGGTCCCCCGAGAGGTTCGTCGTGAAGGGGACGACCTTGGTCGTGAAAACGTCGAAGTTGGTGATGCCGCCCTTGTAGTAGCCCGTGTCGAGTTGAACTGAGAAGCTGCTCGTCAACCCGTATCCGATGTGGCCGTCGAACTTCAGCGTCTGCTGGAGCTGCGTCTGGCGGGACAGGAGATCATCCGGCCTGGGGTCGCAGAAGACGTTCGATCGAGTCGCATCGCAGGAGATGACCTCACCCCGGTCTCCGGTGAAGGGGGCGCCATCCCGCCCGAGAGGAGCGATGATCAGCGCCGCATTGCTCCGGATGTTGTCGGTCGTGACGAGGACCGCGAGATTGCCGCCGACATAGAACTTCCCCTTGACGTCTTCGGCAAACGGGACGGAGGTGGCGAGCGCAGATACAAGAGCTAGAGCCAGGAGCCCAGCGGATTTCTTCATCGGTCTGCACGCCCCCCGCGGGACCCCGGTGAGAGCCGGGGCCAATCACGCACGAGCTCTTAGACTTGAGCGAGCGAGAGATGGTTTACGGGACTCCGCGCCGGGAGAGTGTATCCGACCAGGAGGGTAGGGTTCGGTCGTTGCAGGGTTGGGGAGCGTCGACTGCACTCGCTGAGAATATGACTGTGGTCAAGCCGTTCGACCGATTAGTACCGGTCAGCTGAGCGGGTTAACCCGCTTACACTTCCGGCCTATGGTACCTGGTAATCTCCCAGGGGTCTTATTCTGACCCGAAGGTCAGAGGGGATACCTCATCTTGAGGGGGGCTTCGCGCTTATATGCCTTCAGCGCTTATCCTTTCCGGACCTGGCTACCCAGCCATGCCCCTGGCGGGACAACTGGAACACCAGAGGTCCGTCCATCCCGGTCCTCTCGTACTAGGGACAGCTCCTCGTCAAGTATCCTACGCCCACGCTAGATAGGGACCGAACTGTCTCGCGACGTTCTAAACCCAGCTCACGTACCGCTTTAATCGGCGAACAGCCGAACCCTTGGGACCTAATTCAGCCCCAGGATGCGATGAGCCGACATCGAGGTGCCAAACCGCCTCGTCGATGTGAACTCTTGGAGGCGATAAGCCTGTTATCCCCGGCGTACCTTTTATCCGTTGAGCGACGGCCCTTCCATACAGAACCGCCGGATCACTAAGCCCTGCTTTCGCACCTGCTCGACTTGTAGGTCTTGCAGTCAAGCTCCCTTTTGCCTTTACACTCTACGGCTGATTTCCAAACAGCCTGAGGGAACCTTTGGGCGCCTCCGTTACAGTTTAGGAGGCGACCGCCCCAGTCAAACTACCCGCCTAACGATGTCCCCGGGCCGGTTGACGGCCCCAGGTTAGAACTCCAGCACGGTCAGGGTGGTATCTCACCATTGACTCCACGGAAGCCAAAGCTCCCGCTTCAAAGTCTCCCACCTATCCTGCGCAGATCGAGCCAGAGTTCACCGCTAAGGTGTAGTAAAGGTGCACGGGGTCTTTCCGTCTTAGCGCGGGAAACCGGCGTCTTCACCGGTACCACAAATTCGCTGAGCCCCTCGTTGAGACAGCGCCCAAATCGTTACGCCATTCGTGCAGGTCGGAACTTACCCGACAAGGAATTTCGCTACCTTAGGACCGTTATAGTTACGGCCGCCGTTTACCGGGGCTTCAGTTCAGAGCTTCTCCCCTTGCGAGGATGACCCCTCCCTTTAACCTTCCGGCACCGGGCAGGCGTCAGTCCCTATACGTCGTTTTTATGACTTTGCAGAGACCTGTGTTTTTATTAAACAGTCGCTTGGGCCCTTTCACTGCGACCCCATCGGGCTCATCTCGCGAGGAGACTTCACCCTACCGGGGCACCCCTTCTCCCGAAGTTACGGGGCTATTTTGCCGAGTTCCTTAACGAGGGTTCTCTCAAGCGCCTTGGGATATTCTCCCTGTCTACCTGTGTCGGTTTGCGGTACGGTCACCCGGAAAACTAGCTAGAGGTTTTTCTCGGCGGCGTGGAGTCAACAAGTAAACGCTTGGCCGAAGCCGCACGTCCCCGCTTTCCTCAGAGTTGATGGTCCCCCGGATTTGCCTAAGGGACCCTCCTTCGATTGCGGCGCAGCACTTCCGGTCGCTGCTATGCCTATCCTTCCGCGTCACCCCATTGCTTAAAACGCGTCCCGAGTGGTGCAGGAATATTAACCTGGCCATCCTTCGCCTACGCCTTTCGGCCTCAGCTTAGGTACCGACTTACCCTGAGCGGATTGACCTTGCTCAGGAAACCTTAGACTTTCGGCGGGAGGGGTTCTCACCCTCCTTATCGCTACTTATGCCGGCAGAGTCTCTTCCGATCGGTCCATCAGTCCTTACGGTCTGACTTCGCTCCTGACGGAATGCTCCCCTACCACCCCCCGGATCCGGAGATCTGGAGGGTCCGCAGCTTCGGTGACAGGCTTTAGCCCCGTTGGATTATCGGCACAGAGACGCTCGACCAGTGAGCTGTTACGCTTTCTTTAAAGGATGGCTGCTTCTAAGCCAACCTCCTGGCTGTCAGTGCACCTCCACATCCTTTCCCACTTAGCCTGTACTTGGGGACCTTAGCTGACGGTCTGGGCTGTTTCCCTTTTGACGACGAAGCTTATCCCCCGCCGTCTGACTCCCGCCCTGTAGGTTGGCGGCATTCGGAGTTTCGTTGGATTCAGTAGGCCTTTAAGCCCCCTAGTCCATCGAGTACTCTACCACCGCCAACAATCGGGCGAGGCTAGCCCTAAAGCTATTTCGGGGAGAACGAGCAATAACTAGGTTTGATTAGCCTTTCACCCCTAACCCCAGCTCATCCAAGTTGTTTTCAACCAACACTGGTTCGGGCCTCCACATGCTGTTACGCATGTTTCACCCTGGCCAGGGGTAGATCACCTAGCTTCGCGTCTACTCCACGCAACTGAACGCCCTATTCAGACTCGCTTTCGCTACGGCTCGCTTATCGCTTAACCTTGCTGCGTAGAGTAACTAGCCGGCTCATTATGCAAAAGGCACGCGGTCGGGCGTGCCGCGGCGAACCGCGGTATAGCCCTTCCACTGCTTGTAGACGCACGGTTTCAGGTACTATTTCACTCCCCTAAAAGGGGTGCTTTTCACCTTTCCCTCACGGTACTTGTTCACTATCGGTC
This region includes:
- the ruvC gene encoding crossover junction endodeoxyribonuclease RuvC, with the protein product MTGYAVLEKRGAVVKVLAHGALHSPASGSFPSRLLHMADALGAVLDEARPDEAAVEDLFHAVNARSALQLAHARGALVVEIARRGIPLFAYAPLAVKKAVTGAGRADKVQVRSMIERLLGIRLGDAIHDVSDALAVALCHANTRRGPGA
- a CDS encoding outer membrane beta-barrel protein is translated as MKKSAGLLALALVSALATSVPFAEDVKGKFYVGGNLAVLVTTDNIRSNAALIIAPLGRDGAPFTGDRGEVISCDATRSNVFCDPRPDDLLSRQTQLQQTLKFDGHIGYGLTSSFSVQLDTGYYKGGITNFDVFTTKVVPFTTNLSGDPCASHDANSLVPGFKFREACEFHNARTKTEKTPITAGQVTEIPVVLNGILRFRKDSNFNPYIGAGVGYLLTNVNQSDAVDALNTRLESLHVISVTDEFGGRFGKNLVAPDTDGNAPFNRQASVTIDRGLMWQFVGGGEYFFNDRVSLVFDARYGVSGQAINILMKGGQDQIDVTAFSEDLFRKDGSLKIFLAQNSPPNPVVDPNNPGFRYVCDFQTAPPPKDYNGDGKLDACFGGTGFRKPEEKIVVQGGQIRLSNFNFGFGIRFHF
- a CDS encoding alkaline phosphatase family protein, which codes for MTTRARRAAWGLAVALAAAATLSSVVRVPPGSMVVCSGAADRLARRVAPGVHLRWPIVEECRATVGSTRHLAGTATFISPEGASLHAGYDLDLDPARAMPRALFDLLSAGDLDAAARGAIDVAVRSLPPTTIPAGGSPDVTAGASRRLEASLASIGVVPDSVVLRIEAADGGATPGDERPDVAAAIRAHVAPRHPVLVIGVDSADWARLEPLAESGDLPALRALRDRGAWGVLKSSIPTLSPLLWTTMATGKGPEQHGISDFVTADPATGTRIPISSRSRTAEALWSILTRFGIPSLTVGWWATWPAERVAGEMVTDHVAYSLMEPEGAIPTDGLVNPPSIEPQISRMIVRPEQVTLEDLRSIIDVTEPEFARVRGMLPGRASWQDPEAHLLRILAATRSYHRIALDRLHRGQSPLTLVYFEGLDEVNHRFAVYEPPAMRWADPAKAGAFAHAVDNFYRLQDRLIGELVAASSPDTVVVVVSDHGFASGDRRPLDVPPDIEGKPGRWHTLDGVILAAGPTVARGRLPRDPSILDIAPTILSLLSIPAARDMPGHPIAELIGTGALPPPPAAEVATYERTKGRRPADASSAGSEADGELLAKLTALGYIGSAERGHQDPAQGARGGVPGTATSHVNVANALFAAGRLKEASVEYEAALAVLPAFVPARLGLAQSLIATGKAEEGWRRLEDTLREADDLDARNYLSVARYCRSQGRAVEGATMFERLTRREGLEPARFTALGLLLAAAGRDADALSALRSALAIEPASTDAIVEASRLLAARGDDAGNVSILERARKARPDGVVVANLLAVAYEKAGRRGDALGILNHALESSPRHVATLANLAGLRARGGEFTEAVRLLERARQIDPSNPAVVASLIVALGDSRDLPAARRVMGDAGPIAERIETLNAFAYACYVNGATEDARRAVTMSLARSPGQPDARGLLERIDRSPGPAAPVSSPKEPGL
- a CDS encoding YebC/PmpR family DNA-binding transcriptional regulator, whose amino-acid sequence is MSGHSKWATIKHKKAAADSKRGRIFTRLIKEITVAARIGGGDQTGNPRLRTAVLAAKEANMPADNITRAIKKGTGELEGVTYEEVTFEGYGPGGVAIILNVVTDNKNRTLPEIRHMFTKYGGNLGDHNSVSWMFEKKGYIVIGPSVLTEDDLVELVLEAGGDDVRADGENFELICSPDQFETVLNVVKAKTLPVLHSEVKMLPKTTVRAEGSVAKRVLGFIEVLEDHEDVQNVWANFDIDEADMEA